DNA sequence from the Sulfuricurvum sp. genome:
GATTTTAGTTGGGAAGGGCTTGACCGCCTCTTGTCCACACCGATCGATAAAGAGCTCAGTCTAATCATTTGGAACTTTTTGATTTCGTATCTCGAAGAGAAGAAAAATATTTTGCGCGGATATTATCGATGGCAAAGCCCGTTCAATAATCATGAGAAAGAGTTTGACTCGAAAATCTGTGTTCTCTTGAAACAGACATCATGGTTATATGATCAGGATGGTGTCGTACATAAACCTACCAAACTAAAAGCGGAAGAATTATCCGAAGCGTACAGTTTTGATGCTATGGGTGTTGACGTCAAAGAATTACTCTCCCTATTGTCGTTTAAGACAGACGCTATCGAAGATCTCGAAAAACAGGGCTATAAAATAATCACACCCGATGAAGCGGAAGCATTCGAATCATTCAAAAAATTGCAGCAGCAATCGATTGAAGAGGAAGAACCAATTCTTTGGAATCCGGCATCACCAAATATTGGCACATGGGTGAGTGAAGCCGATCCGGATATGAAAGTGGATATCGAAATATATGAACCAAAACCAAAGAAATCAAAAGATCTTCGTAATCAAACTCCACAGAGCTTTTTTGAGGATGAGATGGAAGAGCCATATAGACCCTTCGTTCCTAAGACAATCCGCAAATCGATCGGAGAGTGGAGCGAAAAATATGTCTATCGCTATTTGCAAGATTTTTGTGAGCAGAACGCAGATAAAGGGTATCATGTCCGTTGGATGAACAATGAAAAAGATGTAGGTTGGGGATATGATTTTGTTTTGATGAAGGGGGAGAAGGAACTTCGCTATATCGAAGTCAAAGGACGATCATCCAACACTAGTGAAATCGAAATTTCCAAGACTCAATGGGAGTTTGCAAAATTCCTCTTCGACAAAGGGGAGGGGGATAAGTATTCGATTTTCATCGTTCAAAACGCTGGTAAATCGTATGCAAAATTGATCCCTATAAATAATCCTGTGAAGATGTGGTTGGATGGGAATTTAAGTATGTTGAAGATTGAACTTAGTTATTAAGTCTAAAGATTGATATATGAAAAAGCCAAAACATCCACGAACTTTAAAGTTAATCAAAAACTACATCCCAAAGCAACTCGTGAGCGATGAAATAGAAATCTATCCAAACGGAATTTTTCAATTTTTTATCTCGAAAATCTTAGAAGATATCGATAACGGCATCTTCATACCGAAAATGGAACGGATCGATATTGCCAAATGGAGAAAAACGCACATAATAAATTCTGAGTCATTGGATCAAGTGCATCTTCAGCGTGTTAATACCAAACAACCCATAATTCAAGCAGAAATTCGCATCGGACAATTTGAGATAATCGATGGCAATCATCGAATTGAAAAAGCATACCGTGATGGCAAAAAGTCAATACATTCCTACAAAATATACGGTGAAGAGCTTGTCCCTTATTTTTACACTCAAGAAGGGTATGAGTGTTTTGTGAAGTATTGGAACTCAAAATTGGGTGATTAAGGATTAGTTGGTTTAATCATTGTTTTTTAGACGGTATTTCTGCAATCGGCTGTTGGGTTTATCGGGAATGGTATATTCCACGACTCCATCACTAAGCAATTTATTCATGAGCTCATTAAGATAGCGGGTAGGTTTATCTTTGCCTAACATTTGAGCTATTTGTGATTTGGATAATGGCTTTTGACTCAAAAAGTGGAGGACTTGGGATGTAATATCCGACTCTACCCCTGACTCTACCCCTGACTCTACCCCTGACTCTACCCCCGTTTTGAGTAGAGTGACTAAAAATCCTCCATCTTCCTCATTCATTTGTGCTTCAGGCAATCCTGCCTCTTTGCACGCATCTATGATTTTGATGGTTCCGCGCCCCCATGAATCGATATACCCAGCTTTGAAACAGACATCGGCGATGATCGGATTACGTGGACGGGAAGGGTGCTGACGTTTCAGTGCGTCTAAACTCATCCCCTCCGGGAGGGTTCCTTCGTTCCAAATACTGATCTTGTGATCATAGACACGGATTTGCGTCATACTTCCCATGTAGTTGCGATGTACCAGTGCATTGAGGAGCATTTCGCGCAGAGCTGCTACTGGATATTCCCCTTTTTCAACTCTCTGTAACCCTTCAAACTCGATAGGTTTGATCAAAAATTTACGGTTGAGCTGATTGGGAACTTCATGCAGCAGATAGACAAGATTTCCCTCTTCGTTTTCCTGAAAGCGCAGATCGGCATCATCAGTCCCAAAACGTCCCATCTTCACTGTGAGGTTGGGGTAAAACTTTCCGGGATCTTTACCAAAGAGTACAATTGCAGCACGTTTGATCCCTTTTTCATCAGCAAGACGAAGTTTTTCGAGAATCTGAAAGGGTGTTAAACCGCTCACATCGGGTAAACGACCTTTCCCCTCTGCTTCAGCGATAAAGCGATTTAGGCTTGTAACGTCAATATCGTCAATATTTGCCAACGGTTCGATGGCGTTATCCCATGTCTTGCCCGCTTTTTTGAGTAAAAACTCATTGAGCGAAGCACCGGTGTATTCGGTTTTTGTACTGCCGCTACGGTAATAGTAGTGACCGCGAAGCGATACGGCAACATCGTAAGGGGGGACGATGATTTCGAGATAGTGAATATGAGCATCTTCTTTTAGATTGACTTCCGCCATGATCCCTAAATGATTGCGGATTTTATTGGGGATATCTTCGAGAAGTTTTTTGCTATCGCTTAGACCGATAACATTTCCATCATCATTGACACCGATGTAGATCGTGCCGCCGTGAGCGTTGGCAAAGCCGCATACCCATTCAAGGTATTTATCATGCCAGCTCTCTTTGAATTCGACGTTTTGGCTTTCGTTGTTATGCAGCATTCATTTTCCACAGGCTGTTTGCGCAAGAAGTACCGATGGCACAACTTTCGATATTGAAAATTCTGTCATCAGCACTTCTTTGTTTATGTTTCATTTTACGTGTATAAGACTTTTTATCTTTTACGATGCGTGTTTGCAGGTTGATCTCTTTACGAAACGACTTTTGTATAGCGTTATCCCTTGTCATGATTTGCTCCTAAAATTTTGAGTCATGAAATTGTAGCACTATAAACGCTTTAATGTATCAATCAACGTCGATCGTTTCACCTCAAATGTTCGGCAAACGGCTGCTTTCGACATGCCATTATTCAAAGCTTCTAAAATAATATCCATCTTCTCTTGAGGGATAGCTCGCGGTCGTCCGCCGATTCGTCCTCGCTTTCTCGCTGCTGCCAACCCTGCATTGACTCGTTCCTGAATCAGTGAACGCTCGAATTGTGCGAGTGCTCCAAATACATGAAACAGTAATTCACCCGATGGGCTAGAGGTATCCATTCCCTCCGTTAGAGATTTGAATCCAACTCCTTTGGATTTTAGTTGTGAGATAATTTCAATCAAGTGGGGTAAGGATCTGCCTAATCGATCCAGTTTCCAAACGACAAGGACATCACCTTCTTTGACATACTCCAAAGCTTTAGCTAATCCGATTCGATCATCTTTTGATCCAGAAGCTTTGTCTTCAAAAATGTGCCGCTCATCTATTCCTGCACTAATGAGTGCATCTCGCTGTAAATCAGTACTTTGTCGATCACCATCGGTTGAAACTCTCATATATCCTATTAGCATGTCGGAAAACCTCAAATTTTAGTATCCGACTATTATATCATTCCGATAGGGTTTTTCGTATAGATTATTGCATATTTTTAGTGCTTAATTATAGAGTAGGGGAGAGTGTACGAAAAATACTTATTTACCATCATATTTAAAAATGTCATTAATCACAATTGATATGGCTCTTCCACGAGAATCAGAACTAAAGTTACAGATAATTAATTACTATATAAAGGTAGAATTAAAAATATTCAGCTACCATTTCAATTACTACACTTGGGTAGAATAAATGATGGGGGTTAAAATGACTGAGCGTATTACTAAAAATATGGCCAGAAATATTTACTTTGGCGGGGGTCTTTTTGCCATATTGGTATTTACAGGACTTACCTTTGATACCGTTAAGCAAGTTCCAAAATTAAGTCATGATGACAAAATTACGGAGTCCGTGGCGCTTGGGAAAAGAGTATGGGAAAATAACAACTGTGTCGGTTGCCATACGATTATGGGTGAAGGTGCTTATTATGCTCCAGAGCTTGGAAATGCGTTTCAACGTTTAGGCGGTGGAGATGAAGAGGCATTTAAAACGTATCTTGCAGGATGGATGGCAGCGCAGCCTATGGATACACCAAACAGAAGAAAAATGCCGCAGTTTCATTTAACACCGGAACAAGTGACTAATCTTGCAGACTTTTTGATTTGGACATCACGTGTCAACAATCAAGAGTGGCCGCCAAACATTAAAGGATAAGGAGAGCCTATGAAATATTCGTCTCAAATGGTCGCAAAACCATATTTTATTTTTGCACTCATTCTTCTTGCAGGGGAGATTGTTTTTGGTCTTAGTATGGGAGTTCAGTATCTTTATGGTGACTTTTTATTCCCAGCGATACCGTTTAATGTACTGCGTATGGTCCATACGAACTTGCTAATCGTACTTTTGTTGTTTGGATTTATGGGTGCCACATACTACCTCATTCCCGAAGAGAGTGAAAGAGAGTTATGGAGCCCTATGTTGGCAAAAATCACATTTTGGGTTTTTGCGGCTGCAGGCGTAGCAACAATATTGGGTTATTTATTGGTTCCGTATGCAACATTGTCAGCATCACTCGCAAACAGTTTTTGGCCGACAATGGGGCGTGAATTTTTGGAGCAACCGACGCTTACCAAAGTAGGAATTGTCGTTGTCGTACTATCGTACATTTTAAATGTGACTATGACGGTAATCAAAGGTCGTAAAACGACCATCTCGGTTATTTTATTAACAGGTCTTTTTGGATTGGCATTTTTCTTTTTGTTTGCCTTTTACGTTCCGACAAATCTTGCTATGGATAAATTTTTCTGGTGGTTTGTAGTCCACTTGTGGGTAGAAGGGACATGGGAACTTATTTTAGGTGCTCTTTTGGCGTTTGTTCTTATTAAAACGACTGGGGTTGACCGTGAGCACATTGATAAATGGCTCTATTTGATTATTGCAATGACGCTTATCTCGGGACTTGCAGGAACAGGGCATCACTTCTTCTATATTGGTACTCCGGGGTATTGGTTATGGATCGGATCGATCGCGTCGGCGGCAGAGCCTATTCCGTTTTTCTTGATGATTCTTTTTGCTTACAATATGGCTAAAAATCGTCGTATTCAGCATGACAACAAAATTGCCTTGACGTGGGCAAAAGGGACTGCAGTTATGGGATTTTTGGGAGCGGGAGTCTGGGGCTTTTTGCACACACTCGCACCGGTCAACTTTTACACACACGGTACACAATTGACCGCAGCACACGGGCATCTCGCCTTTTTTGGTGCGTACGTCATGATCTGTTTTACGATGATCTCGTATGCAATGCCGATTCTTCGTGGTCGACCGCATGGAAATGGACCAAAATCGCAAAAAGTGGAGTTAACCAGTTTTTGGATGATGGTTATCGGTATGATCGGTCTGACATTGGCATTAACGGTTGCAGGTATTATGCAAATCGAAATGCAACGTCTTCCCGATGCAGCTCATGCAATGGGCTTTATGGAAACACAAGCAGCTATTTCTAGCGTTTACGCGGTTCGTTTAGGATTCGGTGTAATGGTTCTTTTGGGATTATTGACCTATTTCTACAGTTTCTTTGTCAAAGAAGAGAAAGTAGTCGCATAATGGATGAGAAAGTCGGTAAGTTTTGGGATCACTATGTCACCAAAAAAGCCTCTCGTCTTTTTAAAGACGAAGCGGTTCTTTTTGAGAGCAAAGCCAAAGCGTTAAAAATCTTTTATCACCTCTTAGGGGGTGAACAAGGAAAAGAACTTCATATTACCGACAAAAGATCGATTAAAACTTCACGCACACTGCTAGAAAAATTCTCAGGTACCGGTAAAACTTTTTTTCTTGCCTGGCAAGATGAAAAAGGGCTTTACCTTCCTGCCTCTTTAGCTTATTTCCCTTCAAAAGCAAACAATGAGATGCACTATTATTGGTTAATTGCCATGCTGAGCACTGTGAATATCAAAAGTCAAAATATATCAGCAGAAAATTCCAATGCAGCCAATACCCTCATAAAAAAATACACAGGTTTTAAAGAATTTTATACGTATGCATACAGCTATTTACTCAATCAGTATCCTGAATTATCTGCGAATGAAGCTTCCATCGAAGTTTCATCAGCGGATAATTACCCGAATCCTTTGTGGATTTATCCCTCTCTTTCTTCTTCTAACAAGCTCCTTGATACGGGTGATGAAGAAGAAATCCTAAGACAAAACGATGAACAGAGTAAGAGTGAAACGTTGCAGATGAAGAAAAAAAGCGAACAGATCGATGATAAAAAAGAGACGGATGGTCTGCTGCTCTTTTTACCCGAGTCTATTTTGAGCTTTATGGAACAGGTTCGTGTCGATCGGCAGGAGAATGACAGTTTTGATGAAGATGCTCTTTATAATGCCGAAGATTTAGATGAGATCACACTGGGGCGCAAAGATGCCAATCTTCACGCGCGAATCAAAATGGATCTGGATATCTCTGCCAACAGCATTGAAGAATATCCTCTGGGCAAAGGGCATTTTATCGATGAGTGGGATTATAAAAAAGAGGTTTATCTCAAAAATTATGTGTGTATAAGACCCTTTGTTTCACTCCATACCGAGCCCATAGAATTACCGAAACGGCTACAAAAAATGATGCGGCGTATCCAAAGCGAACTTGATATGATGGAACTGGATCGACTCAAAAGAGATAATTTGCCATACGGAGATGAGATCAATATCGATACATGGATCGATTATAAAGGACACCAAAACAGATCCAACCACCCTCAGAGATTTTTTGAAACTTTTGAGCGAAAAACCAGAGATATGTCCACGCTTATTTTGGCAGATGTTTCCCTCTCCACAGAAGCAGGAATTACACAAGAACTGCGCGTAATCGATATGATCCAAGATTCTCTGATGGTGTTTTCCGAATCCCTCCATCGGCTGCAAGACCGTTTTGCTATTTATACGTTTTCATCCATTAAAAATACAAAAGTCAATTTTCATATCATCAAAAATTTCAAAGAAAAATACTCTGACGTCATTCGCGGTCGGATTCATGCCATCAAACCGGGATATTACACTCGGCTCGGTGCAGGGATACGGGAGAGTGCCAAGATATTGGAGAAACAGCAGAGCCAAAACAAACTCCTGCTGATTCTCAGTGACGGAAAACCGAATGATGTCGACCGATACGACGGCAGGTACGGTATCGAAGATACCAAAAAAGCGATTGAAGAGGTGAAACAAAAAGGGATCACTCCGTTTTGTATTACAATCGATATCGATGCCAAAGAGTATCTCCCTTATCTCTTCGGGAGAAATTCGTATGCCGTGATCCGTGATGCCAAAAAACTCCCCAAAGTTTTACCCGAAATCTACATGAATTTGACCAAATAGGAGAAAGAAAACGATGTCAAAAATGTACTATTTGCCACAAGGCAATGAAGTTGAGCTTTTTAAGGCTGCCGCCGGGATGAATCTTCCCATCTTGATCAAAGGTCCGACCGGTTGCGGTAAAACGCGCTTTATCGAAGCAATGGGTGAAGAACTGGGTCGCGAGGTTTATACCGTGGTGTGTCATGATGATCTCAGTGCGGCGGATTTGGTCGGTCGCCATTTAATCGATGAAAACGGAACCTACTGGCAAGACGGACCGTTGACAAAGGCGGTACGCAACGGAGGTATCTGCTATCTCGATGAGATCATAGAAGCCCGAAAAGATACGACGGTCATTCTCCATTCCTTGGCAGATTACCGTCGAGTACTCCCGATTGACCGAACGGGGGAGGTGATCGAGGCACATCCGGATTTCATGCTCGTAGTATCCTATAATCCCGGATATCAAAATGTTTTAAAAGGGATGAAACCGAGTACGAAACAGCGTTTTATCTCACTCAGTTTTGATTATCCGAAAGCGGAGATTGAAACAAAAGTTATATTGCAAGAGAGTGGTATCGATCACGAACTAGCGCAAAAATTGGTTGCCATAGCCGGTGAAATCCGTCAACTGAGTGACAGTGATATCCAAGAAGCCGTATCAACGCGATTGCTCATATATGCTGCCAAATTAATTGCTAAAGGGTTTGATCCCTATCAAGCGTGTATCCACTCCATCGTAGAATCACTCAGCGATGAAGAAGATGTTTTAGAAGTGCTTGAAAAACTTATTTCGCTGCATTTTAAAAAAAGTTTGCATGTCTAAAGCTCTAACCCTAAAGAGCTCCTATCCGCCAGGAGATTTTGCCATTTGGATTGTTATCTATATCGAATTATTGACGTTTGGACTGTTCTTTGTAGGGTATGCTTTTTCGCGAAGACTCAATATTCAAATGTTTAATGATTCACAGCTTTTTTTGAATAAAACGGCGGGATTTATTGATACTCTCATTTTGATAACCAGTAGTTATTTTATTGTAAAAGCGATTCAAAGTATTAAAAATTCCAACAAAATTAATCTCCATATTTCCTCCGCAATCGCCTCTAAATGGCTATTAGCCACAATGATTTTCGGTGGTGTGTTTTTAGTCAATAAGCTATTGGAATTTTCCGATATATTTGCCCAAGGATTCAGCCTAAGTACCAATACATTTTTTATGTTTTATCTTCTGCTTACAATGTTTCATTTCATGCATGTTCTTTTGGGAACCATCATCATTTTTACAATTCGACAAAAGACACAACGGCTCGGATATACTTCTGCCGATTATTCAGGGATGGAAACGGGTGCCGTATATTGGCATTTGGTCGATTTGCTGTGGATTGTCCTTTTCACTCTCATTTATATCCTGCGTTAAGGACTGTGAAGTGAAAAAAAATGTTGAAGTCATTTGGTTAGTCCTGATACTACTCTCCATATTTGCTTTTTTATTGGGGTATCTAAAACTAGTCAATTCGTCTCTTGTGACTGCCTTACTCGTAAGCACATTTATAAAAGGACAATTGGTAGTTGACTATTTTATGGGGCTAAAAGAGGTGAAATTTAAATATAGAATTATTCCTACACTTTGGCTCAGTGTTGTATTGTCTTTGGTCGCAGTAGCCTATTATATACCGGTAGGAAAATTATAATTTTGTCTCTTTATTGTTGATAAGAGAGGCTAGAGTTGTTGTTGTCAACATAGTTTCAATAAGCTCTTTTGGCTGTGCCCACTGATCGTGCAGAGCGCAGGGGTTGGACGCGTCACATTTTTCAAATCCCAAAATACAGTGCTCCGACTCAAGCGGTTCTCCGATCGCTTCGAGAATATCGCATAAACGGATGGAATCGGCGCTTTTGGCAAGAGTAAGTCCCCCTTCACGGCCGCGCGAAGCGCTGACCAGCCCTTTTTTAACCAGTTCTGTCATCATTTTTGTGAGGTATTTATAGGGTAGGTTCAGTTCTTTATGCAGAACATTTACCGAATGGGACGTTTCTGCGTAGCGGTGCAGATACGATAACACTCGGATAGCGTATTCGGTAGTTTTCGAAAAGTGCATAGCTGATCCTTAAATCTGTAAAACACAATTTTATTAGATTTTACCTTATAATAGCACATTTGTCTACTTTGTGGTAGTATTATAGTGATTATTATTAAGCAGGTGTAATATGCAACGGATTCTTTTTTATTTAACCTTGAGTATCACAATGCATGCGGCTGTATTAAGCGTTGAAGATGCCGTTGCGATGGCGTTAAAAAATCACCCTGACGCGTATGTCGCATCGATGCGGTATGAGAGTGCCAAAGCCGATTCTCGGAGCGTTCAAGCGGCACTGCGTCCCCGTATCGATCTAAACGGCGAATATTTTCCGACAAAAACATTTGTAATGCCCGCAAACGGCGTTTTTTCGACACGCCAAAACGATGCGTTT
Encoded proteins:
- a CDS encoding ATP-binding protein, which gives rise to MLHNNESQNVEFKESWHDKYLEWVCGFANAHGGTIYIGVNDDGNVIGLSDSKKLLEDIPNKIRNHLGIMAEVNLKEDAHIHYLEIIVPPYDVAVSLRGHYYYRSGSTKTEYTGASLNEFLLKKAGKTWDNAIEPLANIDDIDVTSLNRFIAEAEGKGRLPDVSGLTPFQILEKLRLADEKGIKRAAIVLFGKDPGKFYPNLTVKMGRFGTDDADLRFQENEEGNLVYLLHEVPNQLNRKFLIKPIEFEGLQRVEKGEYPVAALREMLLNALVHRNYMGSMTQIRVYDHKISIWNEGTLPEGMSLDALKRQHPSRPRNPIIADVCFKAGYIDSWGRGTIKIIDACKEAGLPEAQMNEEDGGFLVTLLKTGVESGVESGVESGVESDITSQVLHFLSQKPLSKSQIAQMLGKDKPTRYLNELMNKLLSDGVVEYTIPDKPNSRLQKYRLKNND
- a CDS encoding recombinase family protein — translated: MLIGYMRVSTDGDRQSTDLQRDALISAGIDERHIFEDKASGSKDDRIGLAKALEYVKEGDVLVVWKLDRLGRSLPHLIEIISQLKSKGVGFKSLTEGMDTSSPSGELLFHVFGALAQFERSLIQERVNAGLAAARKRGRIGGRPRAIPQEKMDIILEALNNGMSKAAVCRTFEVKRSTLIDTLKRL
- a CDS encoding cytochrome c, producing MARNIYFGGGLFAILVFTGLTFDTVKQVPKLSHDDKITESVALGKRVWENNNCVGCHTIMGEGAYYAPELGNAFQRLGGGDEEAFKTYLAGWMAAQPMDTPNRRKMPQFHLTPEQVTNLADFLIWTSRVNNQEWPPNIKG
- a CDS encoding cbb3-type cytochrome c oxidase subunit I — protein: MKYSSQMVAKPYFIFALILLAGEIVFGLSMGVQYLYGDFLFPAIPFNVLRMVHTNLLIVLLLFGFMGATYYLIPEESERELWSPMLAKITFWVFAAAGVATILGYLLVPYATLSASLANSFWPTMGREFLEQPTLTKVGIVVVVLSYILNVTMTVIKGRKTTISVILLTGLFGLAFFFLFAFYVPTNLAMDKFFWWFVVHLWVEGTWELILGALLAFVLIKTTGVDREHIDKWLYLIIAMTLISGLAGTGHHFFYIGTPGYWLWIGSIASAAEPIPFFLMILFAYNMAKNRRIQHDNKIALTWAKGTAVMGFLGAGVWGFLHTLAPVNFYTHGTQLTAAHGHLAFFGAYVMICFTMISYAMPILRGRPHGNGPKSQKVELTSFWMMVIGMIGLTLALTVAGIMQIEMQRLPDAAHAMGFMETQAAISSVYAVRLGFGVMVLLGLLTYFYSFFVKEEKVVA
- a CDS encoding VWA domain-containing protein, with the translated sequence MDEKVGKFWDHYVTKKASRLFKDEAVLFESKAKALKIFYHLLGGEQGKELHITDKRSIKTSRTLLEKFSGTGKTFFLAWQDEKGLYLPASLAYFPSKANNEMHYYWLIAMLSTVNIKSQNISAENSNAANTLIKKYTGFKEFYTYAYSYLLNQYPELSANEASIEVSSADNYPNPLWIYPSLSSSNKLLDTGDEEEILRQNDEQSKSETLQMKKKSEQIDDKKETDGLLLFLPESILSFMEQVRVDRQENDSFDEDALYNAEDLDEITLGRKDANLHARIKMDLDISANSIEEYPLGKGHFIDEWDYKKEVYLKNYVCIRPFVSLHTEPIELPKRLQKMMRRIQSELDMMELDRLKRDNLPYGDEINIDTWIDYKGHQNRSNHPQRFFETFERKTRDMSTLILADVSLSTEAGITQELRVIDMIQDSLMVFSESLHRLQDRFAIYTFSSIKNTKVNFHIIKNFKEKYSDVIRGRIHAIKPGYYTRLGAGIRESAKILEKQQSQNKLLLILSDGKPNDVDRYDGRYGIEDTKKAIEEVKQKGITPFCITIDIDAKEYLPYLFGRNSYAVIRDAKKLPKVLPEIYMNLTK
- a CDS encoding CbbQ/NirQ/NorQ/GpvN family protein, translating into MSKMYYLPQGNEVELFKAAAGMNLPILIKGPTGCGKTRFIEAMGEELGREVYTVVCHDDLSAADLVGRHLIDENGTYWQDGPLTKAVRNGGICYLDEIIEARKDTTVILHSLADYRRVLPIDRTGEVIEAHPDFMLVVSYNPGYQNVLKGMKPSTKQRFISLSFDYPKAEIETKVILQESGIDHELAQKLVAIAGEIRQLSDSDIQEAVSTRLLIYAAKLIAKGFDPYQACIHSIVESLSDEEDVLEVLEKLISLHFKKSLHV
- a CDS encoding cytochrome c oxidase subunit 3; its protein translation is MSKALTLKSSYPPGDFAIWIVIYIELLTFGLFFVGYAFSRRLNIQMFNDSQLFLNKTAGFIDTLILITSSYFIVKAIQSIKNSNKINLHISSAIASKWLLATMIFGGVFLVNKLLEFSDIFAQGFSLSTNTFFMFYLLLTMFHFMHVLLGTIIIFTIRQKTQRLGYTSADYSGMETGAVYWHLVDLLWIVLFTLIYILR
- a CDS encoding cytochrome C oxidase subunit IV family protein, with product MKKNVEVIWLVLILLSIFAFLLGYLKLVNSSLVTALLVSTFIKGQLVVDYFMGLKEVKFKYRIIPTLWLSVVLSLVAVAYYIPVGKL
- a CDS encoding Rrf2 family transcriptional regulator, which codes for MHFSKTTEYAIRVLSYLHRYAETSHSVNVLHKELNLPYKYLTKMMTELVKKGLVSASRGREGGLTLAKSADSIRLCDILEAIGEPLESEHCILGFEKCDASNPCALHDQWAQPKELIETMLTTTTLASLINNKETKL